The genomic window TTCAAACAGAATTATCTTGTGGGAGCCGACAGAGAACTTATCGTTAACGAAAATGCAGAAATATTTTTCAGCGATCACGACTCGAAACCTGAAGAAGATTTCGGGCATCAGCATTTCCGCCCGGAAATCGATCGCGGAACGTTAAGAAAAATCTTACTGGAATCTTTACAACCGGGAACGGTAATTTGGGACAGCCATTTTGTGTCCATGGAAAAGCTGAATGAAGGATGGTTTTTATATTTCAAAAACAATACAACAGCGTATGCGGATATTGTGATTGCCTGTGACGGAGCCAATTCAAAAATCCGTCCTTACATCACTGACAGTAAAGCGTTCTATACCGGTATTACCATGTTTGAAGGAAATATTCTGCAGGCAGAAGAGAATGCTCCCAACGTTAATGCCATATTGAAAGAGGGAAAAATAATGGCTTTCGGAAACCAAAAAAATCTCCTGATGGGACAAAAAGGAAATGGTGACATCGGTTTTTATGCAAGCTTTAAAACTAATGAGAATTGGGCTACAAACAACGGTTTAGATTACAATGACAAAGCTCAGATAGTGAATTGGTTCAAATCCGCTTACCCAGAATGGAATCCTATTTGGCTGGAATTGTTTGAAAATGCAGAAACTCCTTTTATTCCGCGTCCTATTTACTGTATTCCTTTTGATCAAAGCTGGGAAGCTCAATCCAATGTAACGATGATCGGAGATGCCGCTCATGTAATGCCTCCGTTTGCCGGAGAAGGAGTTAATATGGCCATGTTGGATGCGCTGGAACTGAGTGAATGTTTGACTTCAGATCAATATGAAACTTTACAGGAAGCTATTTCCGTCTATGAAATCCGGATGCGGAAAAGAGCCGCCATAGCTGCAAAAGAATCTCTCGACAACGGAGAATTGATGCATGCTGAAAATGCGCTCGAAAATATGCTGAACTTTTTCAACGACCCTCATGAATAATAAAAAAAGAAACGGCTGAAGCTGTTTCTTTTTTATGTTGTATCTATTTTTGATTTTAAGGAATAATTACACTAAACTGATCATCAAAGGACAAAACGCCTTCTGTTAGACTTTCAGGG from Chryseobacterium camelliae includes these protein-coding regions:
- a CDS encoding FAD-dependent oxidoreductase, whose amino-acid sequence is MLINNQSIAIVGGGPGGLTLARLLQLKGADVKVFERDLNKNARVQGAPLDLHDDSGLAAIRKANLLEGFKQNYLVGADRELIVNENAEIFFSDHDSKPEEDFGHQHFRPEIDRGTLRKILLESLQPGTVIWDSHFVSMEKLNEGWFLYFKNNTTAYADIVIACDGANSKIRPYITDSKAFYTGITMFEGNILQAEENAPNVNAILKEGKIMAFGNQKNLLMGQKGNGDIGFYASFKTNENWATNNGLDYNDKAQIVNWFKSAYPEWNPIWLELFENAETPFIPRPIYCIPFDQSWEAQSNVTMIGDAAHVMPPFAGEGVNMAMLDALELSECLTSDQYETLQEAISVYEIRMRKRAAIAAKESLDNGELMHAENALENMLNFFNDPHE